A genomic stretch from Edaphobacter aggregans includes:
- a CDS encoding HEAT repeat domain-containing protein, with protein sequence MRHRWLFPALLTSSFCTAQVTGTFSLEKSTFAPGEPVFLSFTLHNGGSELEEVSTADPYSFCSGYKLHISRDGAPDPACFQGYGGSCLSGVLSLAPHASHTERILLNYRNNSRGDLSAPVSTPGDYTVDASREIAYAPPGRDSRVYTAPDHTEAHQVLHVRVDDALELSPAVYAPYIQQINSKDDQVRREAARTLATLAPPALEPLLLTFAISKDYVLKQFAPLALANLSTKASLSALAGMLLHTDPGTYEYMTAAENLGKTHDPSWFPVLLEVADQHGAMYLSYAAESGADAAIPAFLTRLQTPDPNIRTAVINALGHTGSRTAVPLLIGLLGSEANMKEEDGRNAAISANAALMQLTHVYAEQGSNGDLIPGWHSRWQQWWWTFGSTATIYKPGECVAITGLP encoded by the coding sequence ATGCGCCACCGATGGCTCTTCCCGGCACTCTTGACTTCTTCTTTTTGTACCGCGCAGGTCACAGGCACCTTCTCACTTGAGAAGTCTACGTTTGCCCCAGGCGAGCCCGTATTTCTTTCCTTCACGCTTCACAATGGCGGCAGTGAACTCGAAGAAGTAAGCACTGCGGACCCTTACTCCTTCTGCTCTGGCTACAAACTGCACATTAGTCGCGATGGAGCTCCCGATCCAGCCTGCTTTCAGGGCTATGGCGGCAGTTGTCTGTCAGGGGTTCTCTCGCTTGCTCCCCATGCGTCGCACACGGAGCGCATCCTCCTAAATTATCGAAACAACTCCCGAGGCGATCTTAGTGCTCCGGTCAGCACCCCGGGGGACTACACGGTCGACGCTTCCCGCGAGATCGCATACGCACCGCCCGGCAGGGACTCCCGAGTCTATACCGCACCTGATCACACCGAAGCTCACCAGGTTCTTCACGTTCGCGTCGACGATGCTCTCGAGCTCTCTCCGGCGGTCTATGCCCCCTACATTCAGCAGATCAATTCCAAAGACGATCAGGTTCGTCGCGAAGCAGCACGCACACTCGCTACTCTCGCTCCGCCCGCACTAGAGCCTCTTCTGCTTACCTTTGCCATTTCGAAGGACTACGTACTCAAGCAGTTTGCTCCGCTCGCGCTCGCCAACCTCTCGACTAAAGCCAGCCTCAGTGCTCTGGCAGGGATGCTTCTTCATACCGATCCTGGCACTTACGAATACATGACGGCGGCCGAGAATCTGGGCAAAACTCATGACCCTTCCTGGTTTCCGGTGCTCCTCGAAGTCGCAGACCAGCATGGAGCCATGTACCTCTCCTACGCCGCCGAAAGCGGCGCTGACGCGGCGATTCCCGCCTTTCTTACTCGTCTGCAAACACCGGACCCCAATATTCGCACAGCTGTGATCAACGCTCTCGGCCACACCGGAAGCAGAACGGCCGTTCCCCTCCTGATAGGGCTCCTGGGCTCTGAAGCAAACATGAAGGAGGAAGACGGCAGGAATGCTGCCATCAGCGCCAACGCGGCCCTCATGCAGCTTACCCATGTTTACGCCGAGCAGGGCTCAAACGGTGATTTGATCCCAGGCTGGCATAGTCGGTGGCAGCAGTGGTGGTGGACCTTCGGTTCGACTGCCACCATTTACAAGCCTGGTGAATGCGTGGCTATTACAGGGCTCCCCTAA